CTCAGCCTTGACCCGCAGTTCGGCCAGTTCGATCCGCGCTGCATCGCGCTGGTCGCGGATCGTGTCGAGCTGCTCGCGCAGCTCCGGGATTTCGCGCGCGCGTTCCTCGGCGGCGGCAAGATCGGTGATCGCGGCCTTGAAATCCGCCTCACGCTGGTCCCGCTCGGCACGCAGAGCGGCAGCGGCACGCCCCCCCAACAGCCAGCCGAGCAGCGCCCCTGCCACCAGCGCGACAACCAATCCCACCATGACTTCGATCGACACGCCTATTCCCTTCCGTCGGCAACGGAACGGAACATAGCTCGAACGTGCGCCGGGTTACAGAACTAATCTGAAGCTGAGCTCAGAAGGCGTGGGCCAGCCGGTCCAGCATCGTCCGCGCGGGGCTGACCGGGATGGTTGCTACCTCGTCCTGCGCCGCGTCGAGGCGGGCAATCCGACGGTGCAGGTCGACGCTGGCCGCGATCAGATGCTGTGCGGAGACCGGCATCGCGTCGAACGCGGCGGAGTCGGTGACGGGCGCTTCGCCGAGCCGCCGCGAGGGATGCCGCGCCTCGACCGGGGCGATCTCCCCTGCCGCAACCGCGCGCTGGGTCAACAGCCAGGCAATGCTGTGCATCAGCCGCGTCGTGACCTTGAGCGATTCGCAGGAGAACACCACCCGGTCCATCGCACCCAGAAGGTCGCGTTGCTCGCGCCCGACCTCGTCGAAATAGGCGCGCGCCTCATCAGCCAGCAACATCGACTCGGTGTAGAGCGAGTCGATCAGGGCGCGTTGAACGCGCATGGTTTCCACTTCCCCGGTCATGATCCGAACGCTGACAGAAAGATTTCATTAACGAAATACCATTTTACGCCCCCGCCCTGTTCCAAAACGACGCGGGGGAGCGCTCGCTGAGGCGGTGCTGGCCCGTCCCAGCGCCAGCATCCTATGGTTGGCCGGGTGAGGGAGTGGTCGGTGCCGCCAAACCGACAAACAGCTCAGGCGATGATATCGGGGATCAGCTGATCCTCCAGCATTGCGATCTCGTCCCGCAGGAGCAATTTGCGCTTCTTGAGTCGCGCGACCTGAAGCTGGTCGGGCATCGGCGTCGAGCGCAAGGCTTCGATCGCAACATCGAGGTCGCGATGTTCGACGCGAAGCAGCTCAAGCCGCCGTAAAATCTCGCTTTCGTCCATTCGCTGCGGCACCCCCAGGACTCGACCCGTCGCAGATCGGCGTTGCCCTGTCGATGGGGCGATTCGCAAGGGGCGACAAGTGCCGCGAATCGTGATTTACTCGTCAATCCCCCAACTAGAGCAGGAGGATTGCTTCCATGCAGAACGCGCATCTCTCGGCACTCGAGGCCAAGCACGCGACTCTCGATCGCAAGATCGTCGCCGAGTTGCAAAGGCCCGCGCCCGATCAGATGATCATCGCCGACCTGAAGCGTCGCAAGCTCAAGGTAAAGGAAGAAATCGCGCTCAGTTGACGCGGTTCACCGGGTTGCCCCGCTGCGGCGGGGCGGCCCATCCGCGCCAGTGATCTGGCGCATTGATTTCCCGAAAACCATCCACGCGGACAACGCCCCGCGCGTTGATCGAATTCAACCCCGGTAAAGTTGCGGTTTCGCGAAATGGGGCGTGCCCGGCCCGTGTCCGACCGGCTTGCGCGCCAGCATGGGATCGATCGGCCGGTCAAAGGCAATGCCGATCCTGCCCTCCGCGCTCCACGCGATCCGGCCACGGGTCCAGCCAACGCCGCGAACATTGATTTCCACCGGCGTCCCCGAATCGACGTGATCGGCATATTCGGCCATCAAACCGCCGGCCGACAGGTTCCGCACGCGCACCTGC
The genomic region above belongs to Sphingomonas sp. J315 and contains:
- a CDS encoding YdcH family protein, producing MQNAHLSALEAKHATLDRKIVAELQRPAPDQMIIADLKRRKLKVKEEIALS
- a CDS encoding DUF1465 family protein; the protein is MTGEVETMRVQRALIDSLYTESMLLADEARAYFDEVGREQRDLLGAMDRVVFSCESLKVTTRLMHSIAWLLTQRAVAAGEIAPVEARHPSRRLGEAPVTDSAAFDAMPVSAQHLIAASVDLHRRIARLDAAQDEVATIPVSPARTMLDRLAHAF
- a CDS encoding YdcH family protein; this encodes MDESEILRRLELLRVEHRDLDVAIEALRSTPMPDQLQVARLKKRKLLLRDEIAMLEDQLIPDIIA
- a CDS encoding PilZ domain-containing protein, whose protein sequence is MDQFSSDPFSGRFSDDPASQRNQVRDSLFLAATLRLDKIEVQVRVRNLSAGGLMAEYADHVDSGTPVEINVRGVGWTRGRIAWSAEGRIGIAFDRPIDPMLARKPVGHGPGTPHFAKPQLYRG